The proteins below are encoded in one region of Pseudonocardia sp. DSM 110487:
- a CDS encoding methane monooxygenase → MAKAHQKIQELAWEPLYHEPYMKYGTDYTFRKAAKKDPLKQILRSYFPMEEEKDHRVYGAQDGAIRGNMFRQVQERWLEWQKLFLSIIPLPEISAARSMPMLFHTVPNPELHNGQAIQMIDEVRHSTIQQNLKRLYMNNYIDPAGFNNSLRGFQGDYCGTIGRQFAEGFITGDAITAASIYLTIVAETAFTNTLFVAMPAEAAANGDYLLPTVFHSVQSDESRHISNGYATLLMALSDEENHQLLERDLRYAWWNNHRVVDAAIGTFIEYGTKDRRKDRESYAEMWRRWIYDDYYRSYLVPLEKYGLTIPHDLVEESWNQIWNKGYVHEVAQFFATGWLANYWRIDGMTDEDFEWFEHKYPGWYDRYGKWWENYSRLATPNGHNPIVAENVDYVYPHRCWTCMVPCLVREDMVMDQVDGQWRTYCHEMCHWTDKVAFRPTYEGRETPNMGRLVGHREWETLYHGWNWADVVKDMGFVRDDGKTMTAQPHLDLDPKKMWTLDHMRRLPNLQSPNVLLNEMSDAERQAFAADYVRQGPAGRPAPTDA, encoded by the coding sequence CTGGCGAAGGCTCACCAGAAGATCCAGGAACTCGCCTGGGAGCCGCTGTACCACGAGCCGTACATGAAGTACGGCACGGACTACACGTTCCGGAAGGCCGCGAAGAAGGACCCGCTGAAGCAGATCCTGCGGTCCTACTTCCCCATGGAGGAGGAGAAGGACCACCGCGTTTACGGCGCACAGGACGGCGCGATCCGCGGCAACATGTTCCGCCAGGTGCAGGAGCGCTGGCTGGAGTGGCAGAAGCTGTTCCTGTCGATCATCCCGCTGCCGGAGATCTCCGCGGCGCGGTCGATGCCGATGCTGTTCCACACGGTGCCGAACCCGGAGCTGCACAACGGGCAGGCGATCCAGATGATCGACGAGGTCCGGCACTCGACGATCCAGCAGAACCTCAAGCGCCTGTACATGAACAACTACATCGACCCGGCCGGCTTCAACAACAGCCTGCGCGGATTCCAGGGCGACTACTGCGGCACCATCGGCCGCCAGTTCGCCGAGGGGTTCATCACGGGTGACGCGATCACCGCGGCGAGCATCTACCTGACGATCGTCGCCGAGACCGCCTTCACCAACACGTTGTTCGTCGCGATGCCGGCCGAGGCGGCCGCGAACGGCGACTACCTGCTGCCCACGGTGTTCCACTCGGTGCAGTCCGACGAGTCGCGCCACATCTCCAACGGCTACGCCACCCTGCTGATGGCGCTGTCCGACGAGGAGAACCACCAGCTGCTCGAGCGCGACCTGCGCTACGCGTGGTGGAACAACCACCGGGTGGTGGACGCCGCGATCGGCACGTTCATCGAGTACGGCACGAAGGACCGCCGCAAGGACCGCGAGTCCTACGCGGAGATGTGGCGCCGGTGGATCTACGACGACTACTACCGGTCCTACCTCGTGCCGCTGGAGAAGTACGGGCTCACGATCCCGCACGACCTCGTCGAGGAGTCCTGGAACCAGATCTGGAACAAGGGCTACGTCCACGAGGTGGCGCAGTTCTTCGCCACCGGGTGGCTCGCCAACTACTGGCGGATCGACGGCATGACCGACGAGGACTTCGAGTGGTTCGAGCACAAGTACCCGGGCTGGTACGACAGGTACGGGAAGTGGTGGGAGAACTACAGCCGGCTCGCCACCCCGAACGGGCACAACCCGATCGTGGCCGAGAACGTCGACTACGTGTACCCGCACCGGTGCTGGACCTGCATGGTGCCGTGCCTCGTCCGTGAGGACATGGTCATGGACCAGGTCGACGGCCAGTGGCGCACGTACTGCCACGAGATGTGCCACTGGACCGACAAGGTGGCGTTCCGGCCGACCTACGAGGGGCGCGAGACCCCGAACATGGGCCGGCTCGTCGGGCACCGCGAGTGGGAGACGCTCTACCACGGCTGGAACTGGGCCGACGTCGTCAAGGACATGGGCTTCGTGCGCGACGACGGGAAGACCATGACCGCGCAACCACATCTCGATCTCGACCCCAAGAAGATGTGGACGCTCGACCACATGCGTCGGCTGCCCAACCTGCAGAGCCCGAACGTGCTGCTCAACGAGATGAGCGACGCCGAGCGCCAGGCGTTCGCGGCCGACTACGTCCGCCAGGGACCCGCTGGGCGGCCCGCCCCAACCGACGCCTGA
- a CDS encoding FAD-binding oxidoreductase: MGEKHVVRFEPVGIEIEVDEDQTILRAAAEQGVQLMHGCKEGQCAACKSFVLEGEDIELDRYSTFALPDYEKEEGQTLLCRAHPFEDLTIELLNYDEEIIRSGLPLRRGTVEVVAIDAVTHDMRHMVVRLVEPEEIKFFPGQYMDFQVPGTRESRSFSMANTPNRDGRFEFVVKVYPDGLFSELLATRLQVGDRLEVEAPFGTFTLRESRTSDLVFIGGGAGMAPMLGLLRSMAERGIERKVAFYYGARGARDLCFEKELVGLQEQLTGLTYVPALSEPSADDEWAGETGLITDVVARHESDMAGKDAYVCGPPPMVDAAIAVLTRLGCTAEHIFYDKFTTTGDPEDSK; this comes from the coding sequence TTGGGCGAGAAGCACGTCGTCCGGTTCGAGCCGGTCGGCATCGAGATCGAGGTCGACGAGGACCAGACCATCCTCCGCGCGGCCGCCGAGCAGGGCGTCCAGCTCATGCACGGCTGCAAGGAAGGGCAGTGCGCGGCGTGCAAGTCGTTCGTGCTCGAGGGCGAGGACATCGAGCTGGACCGCTACTCGACGTTCGCGTTGCCCGACTACGAGAAGGAGGAGGGGCAGACGCTGCTCTGCCGGGCGCACCCGTTCGAGGACCTGACCATCGAGCTCCTCAACTACGACGAGGAGATCATCCGTTCCGGGCTGCCGTTGCGGCGCGGCACGGTCGAGGTCGTGGCGATCGACGCCGTCACCCACGACATGCGGCACATGGTCGTCAGGCTCGTCGAGCCCGAGGAGATCAAGTTCTTCCCGGGCCAGTACATGGACTTCCAGGTGCCCGGCACGCGGGAGAGCCGGTCGTTCTCGATGGCGAACACGCCCAACCGGGACGGCCGCTTCGAGTTCGTCGTGAAGGTCTACCCGGACGGGCTGTTCTCCGAGCTGCTGGCCACCCGGCTGCAGGTGGGGGACCGGCTGGAGGTGGAGGCGCCGTTCGGCACCTTCACGCTGCGCGAGAGCCGCACGTCCGACCTGGTCTTCATCGGCGGCGGGGCCGGAATGGCCCCCATGCTCGGGCTCCTGCGTTCGATGGCAGAGCGCGGAATCGAGCGCAAGGTCGCCTTCTACTACGGAGCGCGGGGCGCACGCGACCTGTGCTTCGAGAAGGAGCTCGTCGGGTTGCAGGAGCAGCTGACCGGCCTCACCTACGTGCCGGCGCTGTCCGAACCGTCCGCCGACGACGAGTGGGCGGGGGAGACCGGTCTGATCACCGACGTCGTCGCTCGCCACGAGTCCGACATGGCAGGCAAGGACGCGTACGTCTGCGGCCCCCCGCCGATGGTCGACGCGGCGATCGCGGTGCTCACCCGGCTCGGCTGCACTGCCGAACACATCTTCTACGACAAGTTCACGACCACCGGTGATCCGGAGGACAGCAAATGA